One segment of Nostoc flagelliforme CCNUN1 DNA contains the following:
- a CDS encoding DsbA family protein, which translates to MRTFFDSFTPLFQYLRTWTAIGLLLLVVIWSFPAQAASRIDPQLEQQVLQIIREHPEVIIESVQTYQQQQQQKLKQAQQAFLQDLKTNPQTVIGESPTTGSAQSKSVLIEFSDFQCPYCAEAHQRLKELLAKYPDKLRLVYKNFPLTSIHAEALPAATAAWAAYQQGKFWEYHDALFTNQKQLGQALYLDIAKKLKLDLGKFKRDLTLATPALTKDIQLAEKLAVSGTPFFIINSPTFSGVVQLADIESILTSAK; encoded by the coding sequence ATGCGTACATTCTTTGATTCGTTTACTCCCTTATTTCAGTATCTCCGTACTTGGACAGCAATAGGTCTGCTACTTTTGGTTGTTATCTGGTCATTTCCTGCACAAGCTGCTAGCCGCATTGATCCGCAACTGGAACAGCAAGTATTACAAATTATCCGCGAACATCCAGAGGTAATTATCGAATCTGTTCAAACTTATCAGCAGCAACAACAACAGAAACTCAAGCAAGCACAGCAAGCATTTTTACAGGATTTAAAGACGAATCCTCAAACAGTAATTGGTGAGTCTCCCACCACAGGTTCAGCTCAATCAAAAAGTGTGCTAATAGAATTTTCAGATTTTCAATGTCCCTACTGTGCTGAGGCGCATCAAAGATTGAAAGAATTGTTAGCAAAGTATCCAGATAAACTAAGATTAGTTTACAAGAATTTTCCACTAACTTCAATTCATGCTGAAGCATTGCCAGCTGCAACAGCGGCTTGGGCGGCATATCAGCAAGGCAAATTTTGGGAATATCATGATGCGCTATTTACTAATCAAAAGCAACTAGGTCAGGCGTTATATTTAGATATTGCTAAAAAACTCAAATTAGATTTAGGTAAATTTAAACGCGACCTTACTCTTGCTACTCCCGCACTTACAAAAGATATTCAACTAGCTGAAAAATTGGCTGTTTCTGGCACACCTTTTTTTATAATTAATAGTCCCACTTTTTCAGGAGTG